From the Paenibacillus sp. R14(2021) genome, the window TGAATTGTTCTAAGAAAGGCAGTAACATCAGCTAACACCGCATTCACGCATTGGGCCTGATGCCCTCGGTCCTTAAAACCCTATTCATTTTATTGGAGGTTGAGTCAATGAATCCACCAAAGCATATTGTTTCTGCAGCTGCGATCGTTGTTAACGATAAGCAAGAGATCTTACTCATTAAGGGTCCACGTAGGGGCTGGGAAATGCCTGGAGGACAAGTAGAACTTGGGGAATCCCTTTCACAGGCAGCAATAAGAGAAACAAAAGAAGAATCAGGGATAGACATAGAAATTATCACATTTTGCGGGATTTTTCAGAATACCGGGAATTCAATTTGTAATACCTTATTTTTAGCGAAGCCGGTTGGCGGAGAACTAATAACAACAGAAGAGAGCTTGGAATCTGGTTTTTTTCCAATAGAGGAAGCACTAAACAAAGTTGAATGGAAAAATTTCAGACAACGAATAGAATACTGTTTAAAACCGGAAACACAGCCTTTTTGTATTGAGTTTAATGATGAAATGAATATTTGAGCGGCCTTCGGTTACGTGAAAATAATTAAGTATGGGGGGAACTGATCTGAGAGCAACTCCGGAAGTACTGGGCGTCTGGAAAAGGTTTGATATGCTTCCAATGGAAACATTAACAAAAGCGTGGTTCTTAAAAACAGAATCTGATACAAAACAGAGAAGTGTAGAATTAATGAAATTACATCGTGAACAATATGGCACATCAGGCAATTGTTTTGATCTGGCCATTTGGTTACTGCATGAATTCAAACATGAGAACATATCAGCCTATGCGGTCGGTCATGATTTATTTACTCCCAATGCGCATGTTGCAGTTGTTGCCGTGAGTGAAAGAGGCCATAAATACTTGTGTGATTTAGGTGATCAATGGATTGAGCCTGTTTTAATTGATCAAGAAAGCAGCGATTTTACAGAAGAGAGATTGGATGATTTTTTCCCTGGTGCTCAAGTGGACATATCAGTTAATGGAGAAGATCTACGTATTAACTACTATAGAACGAATGGAAAACAAAGTAGTCAAGTATATCATTTAAGACCAATACAGCCTGAGACATTAATAGAAGCAGGAGAATATTCGCAAAAACTGTTAAGAAAACCGCTGGTAGAGAGCAGAATCTTTTCGAATAACGAAATCACACATTGGGAATTTAACGATTATCAAAGCTTTATGAGTAGTAAACAAGGAAGGACTGAAGAAAGTAAATTAACGATGATAGACGATTGGATTGAAAGAATTAATAATAAAGCAGGTATAAATAAGGAAATCATAAGAGAAGCGCTGGATAAATATCATCTGAGATCTTCGAATGCATAGTTATAACCCCAAAGGAAACAACCCCCAATGACCTATCACTTATATCATTATTTTGATTCAGATAGTGGTCCATTTAAAAACTTATCGAGTCTTACATCAGAAAAAGCAAATGAGATATCTGCTCAATTAAGACAAGAAGGTAAGTCGTTTGCAAGTCAAAGATCAGATGATTACATGTTGATAAGACGAGAGTTAGAGAGAACTGCTCGAGAGAAATTTATAGACAAGAGAGGTAGGCCTAGAAATATCTATCCCCATTACATGACTGTGGGACCGTGTGAATGGCTTAAATCATGGTATACAAAACCAAATTGGATATCCATTAATTGGGATGAGTTTCAAGAACAGTCAATAAGTTTTACCTATGGTGATCTATTTCCGACGATGAGATATCAGGACAAAAAACCTTACCGAGGACAAATATATACGAAAAATGAAATAAAAAGCTTAATAAAGGAATATGGATTCCCACAAGAATGGAATAAACAAGGCGATAAGGGACCTGAGCGATATATTGAAGTGCAAGTATGGGATGATCAAGTGATTAAGCGATTTTTCAAAACGCACAAAAAGGACTGAAACCATGTCTAGAAATATTATTGTTACAGGCGGGGCCATTATTAAAGATCATTACGGAAGAATATTATTACAGAAACGATCTGATTATGGTGATTGGGGATTACCAGGCGGCGGTATGGAAGCCGGTGAAACAATTGAAGAAACCATGATTAGAGAAGTTAAAGAAGAAACCGGACTTGATATCAAACACTACGATTTATTTTCCATATATACAGGAGAAAGAATGAAGTATACCTATCCTGATGGAAATGAAGTTGTTTTTGTTATGTTTTTATTTAGTGTGGAAGCCAATTTGGATGGGAAGCTAGCCGAGGATGGGGAAAACCTTGTTTATAGAGATACTGATAATGAGTCTTTGCAACTAGCATTTAGAAGCATTGAAGAAATTAATATTGACTCGATTAATATCGTACAGAGACCAGTATTTATTGATTTGAAGGGACGGAATACTGGAATTCTAAGAACCTAAAGGTGTGATAGATATCGAAGAGGGCTCTGGCATCACATAACATCGTATTGAGCTTGAAATCTTGAATTTAGTAAAACCTGTTTTCGAGATAATGAATGATCAGAAAGAACGATTTGAAAACCATTGGCAGACAAGGACAGAAGCTTAAAGTGACAAACGCGTCTAGCACTGTAATATGGCAGCGGGCTTGCGCCCTGGATCCGACCTCTTTAAACCATGCTTAGTAAATAATGAATAAGAAGGATATAGTTTTGGCGGCTTTTATATTTATTGGGTTTTATTTTATTCCTGTTGGCCTATATATTTATCGTAGCCTTTTTGAGAGCAATTAAGAATATAGTCAAAGGTAAACCGTACACCGGAGAATTATTTTGGAGTGGGCTATTGTTTGCAATAATCATATGGACAATTACGCCATAATTAGCTAAGCCAGTGAATAGAGCCAATTAGATGCGCTGCACGCAATCGAAGAGTAGAGCCCTTCGACGCCGCGGCGCTTTATTGTATGCTGCAAACCCAAAAGTGGTATATACTACCAATATAAATGAGGATAGAAAAAATTTAATGTCAGGAGTGATAGCTTGAATCCAGCTATTTTATCTAATGAAGATCATGAGCTTATCAAAAGGTATAAGATAGCCCCAATGAAGTTGGAAGAGGCTTTGTCTAATCTTTCCGATTTGGAATTAAATCAGAAAAGAGCAGAAGGAAAATGGTCAATTCGAGAGATCACACACCATATCATTGAATGTGATTTGAATTATTTTCATATTAACCGTTTTGCATTAGCAGGTTCAGAACAGACCTATATTTTTAATGATTTTGATCCACACATTTGGAATAAAAATCTTGAGCATCTGCAAAGGCCCGTGCAGCTCGAAATTCAATTATTCAAATTGATTAGAGAATACATATCCTATCTTTGCATGATTTTACCAAATGCACTTGATAGAGAATTAGTACATCAGGACGGGAGAGCGACAATTAGAGACGCAATAAATCATGATAATCTTCATGCCTATCATCACATTGATCAAATTTATGAAATAAGAAAAATACATGATATTTAAGTCACATGAAGTATGAATACGGAGGGATCACGATGCTAATATTTTTTCGTTACAACTGGATGGTAAGAGAACAATGGTATTAATGGTGTGATGGTCTTAAACGTCCGGAAGTATAAATTTATAAAATAAGGCTGCAGTTTTATTCTGGGAGGTACATAAATGTCTGATAGAAATATTGAAATACGTAGAATTATTGATACGTATACGAATAATTGGAACGACTATGATTTCAAGAATATATCATGGCATAGTTCTATATCTGAAGGTAAAGCAACGATTGCTGAGATTATCGGCCACTTATTGAATTGGGATCAGTACTTAATAGCTAATGTCATCCCTTGAGTAGTCAATGGAGAGGGTATGATCTTTCCGGAATTCGATGCTTATAATAAATTAGGATATGAATATGCAAGAAATCGTTCGAAAAGTCTTTTAATTCATGAATTTACAAATACGAGAAAAGAGTTATCGGAATTACTAATAAAATCAAAGGATATTATTGATAGACCAACTACTGCAAATGGCGTAAGTAATAGCCCGCATAGTGGAAAACCGTACAGTTTGCTGTATATTATAGAGGAATTTATTGAACATGATGAACATCATAAAAATCAAATAAATGCAATTCAGATAAGGTAGTGAGGTTTATGCGATACGGTTAATGACTTGGAACGGGTAACACGGCGAATGTTTATCGTTGGGGGAACTAGATTCCGAATTCTTCTAGAAAACTTGAAAATTTAAGAAAGAACTAAGCAAAATTGATATTACTTCAACGTATGGTTGGTTGAGCTGCGATAACGCATTTTTAATAGACGCAAGGATAACAACCGGAAAGAAATATAAAATTAAATATTTGCCTAATACCAATATTGGAATTTATAGAGAAGAAATTGATTGATAATAAGGGGAGATGAAACAAAGATTATTCGGTCACTACGGACTGATTAGAGTTGGCATCTGCCTGAAAGGAGGGATATGGATCGTAACGAAGCGCAGCATCTATCTCTACATTCTTATCATCGTCATCGCGTTCGGTTTTCTAGCCTATGGTCTAGTTCCGGTGTCTGCACAGACTGTTGTGGCGAACATCGATGAAATAGATTCCATTTCATTTGATTATCTGAGTGATGGTGAAGTGACGCACGATTCAATCCGCTTGAAGGAAGAAGACCAAGAAGAACTTGCTTCAATCGTACACTCAGCGAAATATAACAGACAATACGGCAGCAAGAATATACGAAATGACGGGAAGGCATTACTGCTTACATTTATTTTGAAAAACAATGAAAATTTCCAAATGGATATCAATGACAAAGGCACAGTGGTTAGTCACCATAAGAAATACAAAACGAACAAGATCGTCTACGATAAATTATTGAAATGGTTGAGGACTAAGAAACCGAGTTGAGCTATATACGATAAGGTATTAAGGAATAGGTCGCGAGGAATCGCGACTTTTCTTGTCTATATACGTATTGACGTTAGGAATAATGAGGTAAACAGGAGGCGATCGTCATGGAAAAATGGGAATATAAAACACTTACCTACAAGACCGGTGGTTTTCTAGGAGGTAAGCTGGATCCGGAGGAGTTCGAAGGACTTTTAAACGAATATGGAACTGAAGGCTGGGAGCTCGTTTCATGCTTTGATACGAGCAAATCTCAAGGACAATCCAGGGATGTCATTGCGATTTTTAAGCGAAGACAATAGGGACCTCCCGAATATTAGTCATCAAATCAAAGCATACGTCAACCATTCGAGAACGAAAACGGTTGAGCTAAGCTGTTTGCCTAAGCCTAAGGAGTTGAGTGCGATGAGAATAAGAAGAGCTTCTATTCATGATATCGAGGGCATAGCCAGTGTGCATGCAGAGAGTTGGAAAAGTACATATAAGGGAATAATCGCAGATGCTTATTTATCGAGCTTGACTGTGGAAGGCCGTAAGCAAAACTGGACGCGGATATTCGATCATCTTGATTCGGATCAAACCGTTCTGATCCTTGAACATAGGGATGGCCGGGTTGCAGGATTTATTCATGGCGGGAAGAGCCGGGAATCGGATATGACATACAGCGCGGAAGTGTATGCCTTCTATTTATTGAGGGAATTTCAGGGGCAAGGCTATGGAAAGCTGCTATTTCGGACGTTCATTGATGCAATGAAGGCAATGAATCATAGATCCTTCATGCTGTGGGTGCTGAAGGATAATCCTGCACTGCAGTTCTATCAGAAGGTGGGCGGAGAAACCATGTCGAGCAAGAAGATTCTAATCGGGGAAGAACGGTTAATTGAAGTGGCGCTTGGCTGGCACGAAAAATAATTCGATAATCTAAGGAAGGAGTCGTCGCAGCCATGAACTGTTTGGGTTGTCGATTAGCGAACCATCTGGCGGAGAGCCAAGTTGTTTGGGAGGATGATCTTGTGACATGCCTCTTGGACATAGACCCCCTGAATGAAGGCCACACGCTGATTTTGCCGAAGGCGCATGTGACGGAACTGGACGACATCGATGAACAGACGATGGGTTCCATTATGCAAGCTTCCATACGAATCTCCAAAGCGCTGAAGGCGATATACAAGCCGGATGGAATATCCGTCATTCAGAACGGCGGCATCTTTAATGATTTGGGGCACTACCATATGCATGTGTTTCCCCGCTATAAGGACGATGGATTCAGCTGGAATGAGCCTGGCATGAAATCGTCGATGGCACCTGCTTGTGTACAAGTACGTTTGATGGAAGAGCTCAGCCGGTTGTAAGAGACGAACTACCCCGTCTATTGCGAGAGTTCAACAGTCTGCATAGAAATAGTAAGGAGGAGACAGGATGAAAACACTACCTTTGCTTACGCGTATCCTATTAATTCCCGTTATCCTCTGTCTAATGCTGTTAGTGCCGATTGCGTTTGCTTTTAATGATTCAGGGGAATCGGCTTTAACGATCATCCTGATGTACGGTGGCATGCTGCTGGCAGGAATTGCGCTGTTCGTTGCAAATGAAATCGTCATTCGGAGGAAGGCGCTGCGTTACAGCGCGATTCGCATTATGTATCTGTGCATATGGGGAGTTATTGCACTTGTGGGCGTGTACATGCTCTCAAGGGGGCTTCTATAGTACATATGCGATTGTCGACCGGGTGCTGCAAATCGATGAAATGTATATCGGGTTGAAAGATAACGGCGATGCGCCGCCAGACTTGTGGGACTCTGCGCCGGTGCGGCATGCGAATGCTTTCTGGTATTATCGGAGCTTGAAGCATCGTGTGAACTATTCGGGAAAGGTCGTCATTTGCCGGAATTTCTTAGGCCCAGCCGTTCGTTCTGGAGCCTATCATCCGCCGCATTGCTTTGAAGTGGTGTTGGAGCAGGTCTTCAGCGATGGCGTGCTCGTTAACCTGACTTCCTATAACGACTTGGCGGCAGACGTCAGAGAATTAATGAAGCAGTAGCAGCCTGCTGGGGGCAATGTGCTCGATGCAAACGCCAGTCTTGGCGCGGCTGCAGCGAATACCTTCGCGTTTGCCTACCTATTGGAATCGTGACCGGAAAATGAACAGCAAGACAAAGAGACCTGGCCGATGCCAGGTCTCTTTGCTGCGTCGATGGCCCCTGTGAACCGCAAGCGCATAGGCGAAAGCGCGAACGGGACAGACTAATTACGGCTGATTAAAGACATTCTCTTCAAGAACGTCGAATTTATTCTCGTACAGCTTATTAATGTGCTGTTCGCCCCAGTCGCACATGGCATCCAGAACCTTCTGCAGGCTCTGCCCGTATTCCGTCAGCTCGTATTCTACTTTCGGGGGCATTTGATTGTAGCTGATCCGATTTACGATGCCGTCCTGAACGAGCTCGCGCAGCTGCTGCGTCAACATCTTCTGAGTCAGATTCGGAATGTGCTGGAGAAAGTCGCACTGGCGCTTCCTGCTTTTCGTGAGATAGCACAGAATGAGCGGCTTCCACTTGCCTCCAATGACATCGAGCGTAGCCTCGACGGTTACATTATATTTTTTGTTCACGGTATCATCCTCCATGCGGCCTAAAAGGAACTTATAAGTACCTGCCTTACAAAAAAGTGCGTACTGTTCATTAGACAGTTATTCAACCATAATAACACGTATCGGCCGGATGGATCACAATAATTTCAAAGGAGAGAGGAACTATTATGCAGGGAAGAAAAAATAAATTGGCGTTATTGTCTCTAGCCATTAGTGCCTTTGCGATTGGGACAACTGAATTTATCAGCGTCGGTCTGCTGCCATTAATCGCTAATGATTTGCATATATCCGTCTCGATGGCGGGTCTCACAGTTACGCTGTATGCGCTCGGTGTTATGTTCGGCGCGCCGATTCTGACTTCGTTGACCGCATCTATGCCGCGGAAGACGCTGCTGATCTGGATCATGCTCGTATTTATTGCAGGGAACACAATGGCCGCATTCTCGACCGGATTCGCGATGCTGCTGATCGCACGCGTCATCTCCGCGTTTGCCCACGGGGTATTCATGTCGATCGGTTCAACGATCGCAGCGGATTTGGTCACGGAGGACCGCAGAGCCAGCGCGATTGCCACCATGTTCTCTGGGCTTACGGTGGCGACGGTGACAGGCGTACCGATTGGCACGTTCCTCGGTCAACAAATGGGCTGGCGGGCTGCTTTTATCGCGATTGTCGTTATTGGAATCATTTCATTGCTATCCGCATGGATATTGGTGCCTTCAGACCTTCGTAAAGCGGTGCGTACCCCGGTTCGCGACCAGGTTAAGCTATTCGCCAGCGGCAGACTTGTGCTCGCCTTCTTAATTACGGCGCTCGGCTACGGGGGTACTTTCGTCGTCTTTACTTATTTATCTCCAATGCTGAACGAACTAACCGGATTCAAGGAATCGTCGATTGCATTAATATTACTCTTCTATGGCATAGCAATTGCGATCGGCAACGTGATCGGAGGTAAGGCAGCCAATCGGAAGCCGCTTCCTGCGCTCCTGGTTATGTTTATCATCCAAGCGGTCGTCCTGGTCATCCTGATGGCGGCGATTCCGCATAAAACAGCCGGTCTAATCGCTGTCTTCGCCATGGGTCTGCTGGCCTTCATGAATGTGCCGGGGCTGCAATTGTATGTCGTTCAGATGGCCGAGCGATACGCTCCGAAGGCAGTTGATGTCGCCTCTGCAGTAAATATTGCTTCATTCAACGGGGGAATTGCGCTAGGCGCATGGCTTGGCGGCGTAGTTGCCGATCAATTGGGACTTATTCATACAACGTGGGTAGGCGCTATTATGGTTGCTGCCGCTGTAGTACTCACCTTATGGAGCATACTGCTGGAGAAGAAAAAGAACCGTGCCGATGATGAATTCTCGTCGGTACAACAAAAAGTCGGCTGACAGCCGTACACAGGAGGTTGGACTTATGAAGCAGAAGACAATGGCTTTGCACAACGGTCTCGAGATGCCGCGGCTTGGACTGGGTGTCTTCCAGGTGGAAGAAGGACAAGAGCTGATTGACGCGATTAAGTTTGCTATTCGCCAAGGCTATCGGAGCATAGACACGGCGGCGATTTACGGCAACGAAGCCGGTGTGGGTCAAGGGATTCGCGAGGCGCTGACGGAGAGCGAGCTTCATCGTGAAGACTTGTTCATTACGTCCAAGGTGTGGAATGCAGACCAAGGCTTCGAATCGACGCTGCAGGCGTTCGAAACCAGCTTGGCGAAGCTTGGTTTGGCATACTTGGATCTCTATCTGATCCATTGGCCGGTCGCGGGCAAATATAAAGAATCCTGGAGAGCGCTGGAGAAATTGTATGCGGAAGGCCGCGTTAAAGCGATTGGCGTCAGTAACTTCCAGATCCATCATCTGGAGGATTTGATGAAAGACGCCGTAGTGAAGCCGATGGTCAATCAGGTGGAGCTGCACCCGATGCTGTCTCAGACAGAGCTTCGTGAGTTTGCAAAACAGCACGATATTCGAATCGAAGCGTGGTCACCGCTTATGCAGGGACAGCTGCTCGATAACCCGCTGCTTCAAGAGATTTCAGCGAAGCATGGAAAATCGGTTGCCCAAGTCATTATCCGCTGGGACTTGCAGCATGATATCATTACGATTCCCAAATCGACCAACGCGCACCGAATTGCCGAGAATGCCGATGTGGAGGATTTTGAGCTGACCGCGGACGAAATGGCTCGAATCGATGCGTTGAACGAGAACCGGCGTATTGGACCGGATCCGGATAACTTTAATTTCTGAGTTTATTTATTATTAAAAGAAGGGGTCGCTGCAAATCTTGCGGTGGCCCCATTTTCACGTCTGGTATATACTACCAAATAGAGGGGTTTCCGCGAAAAGGGCAGAAACAAGCATCGAGGGCGGACTGCAAATTGAAGAAAGATCAGGTGGTGGAAGGATGCCAAACATGCCGATCAAAGCCGTATTCTTCGACTTATTCGAAACGTTAGTGACGGAGTTCGCGGATGGAAGGCGAATCTCGAAGCGCAATTATGACTATGCGGAGCTGCTCGGCATTCCGAATGAAGATTTCAAGCAGTCATGGAACGAGCGATCAAGGCAAAGAATGACAGGGGCATTCCCGGACTATGCCTGTGTGCTCAGAGATATTTTGGCATCCCGAGCTTTAGTGTGCGACGAAGAGAGGATCGAATCGTTATACCAAGCTAGATTGATAGAGAAGGCACTGCCCTTCCATGCCATTCATTCCGATGTTATTGCGCTTCTGAAGACACTTAAGTCGAACAACATCAAGATTGGTCTGATTAGCAATTGCACCGAGGAAGAAGTGAGAGGTTTGCCGGGCAGCGAGCTTGCCGCCTACTTGGACGATGTTATTTATTCATTTGAAGTTGGCGCGGCCAAGCCTGACGCGGACATTTATGTACGGGCCTGTCAGCGGCTGTTCGTGAAGCCGGAGGAGTCGGTATTCGTCGGTGACGGCGGATCGAGCGAATTGGATGGAGCTCGCGAGGCTGGAATGAGGGCGTATCATGCGGTATGGTTCAATACTTACCTAACGAGCAGCTGCAAGCGAATCGCTTCGCCGATGGAGCTGTGCAGCGAAGTGTTGGCAGGAAGAGAAACGGCAGCGGAGCACAACATGTAAAGGAGATTTCATCATGACGATGACGAATGAGAGCACGGCTATCGAGATGAAGCGGGTGTCCACGGAAGAGACGCAAGCCGTGCTTGAGCTGTGGCAGGGGTCGGCCAGATGGCTGCAAGCCAAGGGCATTCGCCAATGGCATCCCGATGATTTCAGCCTGGATCGCGTGCTTGAGGTGATGCATGCCGGCCATGAGCTGTTTCTGGCAAGGCTGCAGGGCGAGCCAGTCGGGGCGCTCTATATTTGCGGGTCAGATCCGCAGCTATGGGAAGAGCTGAACGATGAAGAATCGGGCTATATTCATCGCTTCGCCGTAAGCCGGGGCCACAGCGGGCTAGGGATCGGCGATCAGATGCTGGCATGGGCGGAAGCTTACATCCGCAGCCAGGGGAGGAAGCGGGTACGACTCGACTGCATGGCGGACAATCCGCGCCTGAACCAGTATTATCTTGATGCCGGCTTTCGGCATGTGCGAATAGTGGATTGGGATAACGGCTACAGATGAATCTGTACGAGAAATAAGCGCCAGGCCGCGCCGCTTATCGAAAAGGACTGCTTTCGTTCACGTAGAACGGCGCA encodes:
- a CDS encoding NUDIX hydrolase, which codes for MNPPKHIVSAAAIVVNDKQEILLIKGPRRGWEMPGGQVELGESLSQAAIRETKEESGIDIEIITFCGIFQNTGNSICNTLFLAKPVGGELITTEESLESGFFPIEEALNKVEWKNFRQRIEYCLKPETQPFCIEFNDEMNI
- a CDS encoding NUDIX domain-containing protein, whose protein sequence is MSRNIIVTGGAIIKDHYGRILLQKRSDYGDWGLPGGGMEAGETIEETMIREVKEETGLDIKHYDLFSIYTGERMKYTYPDGNEVVFVMFLFSVEANLDGKLAEDGENLVYRDTDNESLQLAFRSIEEINIDSINIVQRPVFIDLKGRNTGILRT
- a CDS encoding DinB family protein → MNPAILSNEDHELIKRYKIAPMKLEEALSNLSDLELNQKRAEGKWSIREITHHIIECDLNYFHINRFALAGSEQTYIFNDFDPHIWNKNLEHLQRPVQLEIQLFKLIREYISYLCMILPNALDRELVHQDGRATIRDAINHDNLHAYHHIDQIYEIRKIHDI
- a CDS encoding DUF4177 domain-containing protein, with product MEKWEYKTLTYKTGGFLGGKLDPEEFEGLLNEYGTEGWELVSCFDTSKSQGQSRDVIAIFKRRQ
- a CDS encoding GNAT family N-acetyltransferase, with translation MRIRRASIHDIEGIASVHAESWKSTYKGIIADAYLSSLTVEGRKQNWTRIFDHLDSDQTVLILEHRDGRVAGFIHGGKSRESDMTYSAEVYAFYLLREFQGQGYGKLLFRTFIDAMKAMNHRSFMLWVLKDNPALQFYQKVGGETMSSKKILIGEERLIEVALGWHEK
- a CDS encoding HIT family protein, with translation MNCLGCRLANHLAESQVVWEDDLVTCLLDIDPLNEGHTLILPKAHVTELDDIDEQTMGSIMQASIRISKALKAIYKPDGISVIQNGGIFNDLGHYHMHVFPRYKDDGFSWNEPGMKSSMAPACVQVRLMEELSRL
- a CDS encoding winged helix-turn-helix transcriptional regulator; this translates as MNKKYNVTVEATLDVIGGKWKPLILCYLTKSRKRQCDFLQHIPNLTQKMLTQQLRELVQDGIVNRISYNQMPPKVEYELTEYGQSLQKVLDAMCDWGEQHINKLYENKFDVLEENVFNQP
- a CDS encoding MFS transporter, with translation MQGRKNKLALLSLAISAFAIGTTEFISVGLLPLIANDLHISVSMAGLTVTLYALGVMFGAPILTSLTASMPRKTLLIWIMLVFIAGNTMAAFSTGFAMLLIARVISAFAHGVFMSIGSTIAADLVTEDRRASAIATMFSGLTVATVTGVPIGTFLGQQMGWRAAFIAIVVIGIISLLSAWILVPSDLRKAVRTPVRDQVKLFASGRLVLAFLITALGYGGTFVVFTYLSPMLNELTGFKESSIALILLFYGIAIAIGNVIGGKAANRKPLPALLVMFIIQAVVLVILMAAIPHKTAGLIAVFAMGLLAFMNVPGLQLYVVQMAERYAPKAVDVASAVNIASFNGGIALGAWLGGVVADQLGLIHTTWVGAIMVAAAVVLTLWSILLEKKKNRADDEFSSVQQKVG
- a CDS encoding aldo/keto reductase, translating into MKQKTMALHNGLEMPRLGLGVFQVEEGQELIDAIKFAIRQGYRSIDTAAIYGNEAGVGQGIREALTESELHREDLFITSKVWNADQGFESTLQAFETSLAKLGLAYLDLYLIHWPVAGKYKESWRALEKLYAEGRVKAIGVSNFQIHHLEDLMKDAVVKPMVNQVELHPMLSQTELREFAKQHDIRIEAWSPLMQGQLLDNPLLQEISAKHGKSVAQVIIRWDLQHDIITIPKSTNAHRIAENADVEDFELTADEMARIDALNENRRIGPDPDNFNF
- a CDS encoding HAD family hydrolase, with product MPNMPIKAVFFDLFETLVTEFADGRRISKRNYDYAELLGIPNEDFKQSWNERSRQRMTGAFPDYACVLRDILASRALVCDEERIESLYQARLIEKALPFHAIHSDVIALLKTLKSNNIKIGLISNCTEEEVRGLPGSELAAYLDDVIYSFEVGAAKPDADIYVRACQRLFVKPEESVFVGDGGSSELDGAREAGMRAYHAVWFNTYLTSSCKRIASPMELCSEVLAGRETAAEHNM
- a CDS encoding GNAT family N-acetyltransferase, which encodes MTMTNESTAIEMKRVSTEETQAVLELWQGSARWLQAKGIRQWHPDDFSLDRVLEVMHAGHELFLARLQGEPVGALYICGSDPQLWEELNDEESGYIHRFAVSRGHSGLGIGDQMLAWAEAYIRSQGRKRVRLDCMADNPRLNQYYLDAGFRHVRIVDWDNGYR